The following proteins are co-located in the Sporolituus thermophilus DSM 23256 genome:
- a CDS encoding UbiA-like polyprenyltransferase encodes MKAGKIAVFLEMIKFEHTIFALPFAYMGALLTEQKVPSAYHWLWITVAMVGARTAAMSLNRLIDRHIDARNPRTAGRALPRGLISVAEVWLYIIVSFALLALAAYTLSPLAFKLFPLVVFALTFYSYTKRFTWTCHFFLGGTLGLAPLGAWIAIANEIAPVPVLLALGVMFWVAGFDIIYACDDYDFDRQAGIYSIPARFGIAAALKISTALHVVAPLFFAAVGIILRLGVFYWLGLAGALALLYYQHTLVAPDDLSRAGVAFFNLNGVLSVVMFVCTFLDILL; translated from the coding sequence GTGAAGGCTGGCAAAATTGCCGTTTTTTTGGAAATGATTAAGTTTGAGCATACCATTTTTGCCCTGCCGTTTGCGTACATGGGGGCGCTCCTTACCGAGCAAAAGGTGCCGTCAGCCTATCACTGGCTGTGGATTACCGTGGCAATGGTGGGAGCGCGGACGGCAGCAATGTCCCTTAACCGCCTGATCGACCGCCATATTGATGCCCGCAACCCCCGCACGGCAGGAAGGGCGTTGCCGCGGGGACTGATCAGCGTCGCCGAGGTGTGGCTGTATATCATCGTTTCCTTCGCGCTGCTCGCCCTCGCGGCCTACACGCTCAGCCCGCTGGCCTTTAAACTTTTTCCCCTGGTCGTTTTTGCCCTGACTTTTTACTCCTATACCAAACGGTTCACCTGGACCTGCCACTTTTTTTTAGGCGGGACGCTGGGGCTTGCGCCCCTGGGGGCGTGGATCGCCATCGCCAACGAAATCGCGCCGGTGCCAGTGCTATTGGCTCTGGGCGTCATGTTCTGGGTGGCCGGTTTTGATATCATCTATGCTTGTGACGACTACGACTTTGACCGGCAGGCGGGCATCTACTCTATTCCCGCCCGGTTCGGCATTGCGGCGGCGCTCAAAATTTCCACAGCCCTCCATGTGGTGGCGCCGCTGTTTTTCGCTGCCGTAGGTATTATTCTCCGGCTGGGAGTCTTTTATTGGCTGGGGCTAGCCGGGGCGCTGGCGCTGCTTTACTACCAGCACACACTGGTAGCGCCTGATGACTTGTCGCGGGCAGGCGTCGCCTTCTTCAACCTCAACGGAGTTTTAAGCGTGGTGATGTTTGTCTGCACCTTTCTCGACATTTTGCTGTAG